The sequence CCCACCGGCCGGAGTCGAGGTCGTCGCCGAGGCTTCGTACCGCACGCTGTTCGGCCTCCGGTCCGACCCTCGTCCACACCGACATCGCACGGCGGACGTGGTCCTCCAGATAGGCCTCCGGTCGGCGCCAGTACGCCTCGAAGAGGCCGTCGGTGCAGTCCCACGGAATGGGCACCGGCTCAGCCTGGGCGCCGATCGCGTCGGCCATGCCGGCGAGCGAGGGGAATTCTGCGAGGACGGCGGCGAACTCGGGCAGGTAGTCGCGGGTGAGCCAGAACCGGTCCTGCCATCCGGGCTCGTCGGTGTCGAAGGTGAGCACCACCACGCGGCGGGCCACGCGCCGCATCTCGCGCAGTCCCGCTATCGGGTTCTCCCAGTGGTGAACGGTGGAGACGGCCATGGCGACGTCGAAGGAGTGGTCCTCGAACGGCAGGCTCTCCGCAGTGGCGGCCACGCAAGGCGCCGAGCCGGAGGGCCGCTGCCCCCGCATGACTGCCGAGGGCTCCACCGCGGTCACGTCGCGATCGGCAGGCTCGTAGGAGCCGGTGCCGGCCCCGACGTTCAGTACTGTCTGCGCGTCTCCGAGCGCGTCCCAGATCTGCGCGGCGATCCGCGGCTCGGTACGCCGTGTCGCGGTGTAGGCGCCGCCGATCGCGTCGTACAGCCGTGCACCGAGCATCTCCAGTTGCTCTTCTGGTGTCACCTTCAGTCCTCTCGCCCGTGCCTGAAGTTCCCTGTCGATGGCCGCCACCATGGCGTCGGCGCGATCGCGCCGCTCCAGCAGCAGGCCGCGCAGTCGGCGCAGGTGCGCGACCGCGTCGGTGGACGGGTCCCCGACCAGTTCTGCAACCTCCCGCAGCCCGAAGCCCAGCCGGCGATAGGCCAGCACCTCCCGCAGCCGCTCCACGTCGCCCGGCGAATAGGCCCGGTATCCGGCCGCGGTCCGCGCTGACGGACGCACGAGCCTGATCTCGTCGTAGTGATGCAGCGTGCGGATGCTCACGCCGGCCAGCTCGGCCACACGTCCCACGGTCCAATGATCCTCCACGGGAACGACTATGCGGCCTGACGTCACGTGAGGGTCAAGAGCCTCACTCGCGGCAGCAAGCGCAATGCGAACCAGTGGTCCGAGGCGACTCCCGCGCCCCAGAGCGATGGTCCGTGGGCCTCCGCCTCCTCACGGCTCCACTCGGACCGGGCGGAGGCCACGGTCGCACACCGCGTAACTGTCACAAACGACCCTTTCCCGGAGCAAGGTCAAGAACGGTCGGCGGGGGCGGTCCGAAGCGCCGATTCGCTGTCACAACTCGTTCTCACCCAAAAGTGGAACCAGGCATGTTCTGGGAATTGTTTGTGACGGCATGCGGGGGCATGACGAGCCCTCAAAGCGCACCCGTGTCCGAAGCGGACGACGTCGAGCGCCACCCCTGACCACGCTGTCACGCAGCGCAAGGTTCACCCTGCCGCTCGCGCTCCGGCGCGGTCGCCGGCACCTATCGTACTGGGCGCTTCACCAAGGTGCCCCGGCTCGCGAAACTCCTGCGCGTACCGACACCCGCCGACCGCGGCCCCGGCCGGCTCTGGCGGCCCGGCACCCCGACACCGGCGCCCGTCGACCCGGGCACCCCGAGCGCGGACATCCGCGTTGGGTACGCGAGGTGTTCCAGCCTCACCCAGGAACTCCAGTCACAGCTCGACGCGCTTGCCGGGCACGGCATCCCACGGGACAAGATCTTTGCCGAGAAGATGAGCACCGGGGTGCGGGTCCGCCCGCAGTTCGAGTACGACAACACGGCTTACTCGTAGCACCCCGGTGCCGTCGGCGAGGTCTGTTCGTGAGAGGTCCGCAGGCCGGCGGCGAAGGCCTTGACCTGGTTGCGGAAGTCGGGCCCGGCAGTGACGGGAGCGGACGTCAAGGCACAGGAGCTGCCCGCGCAGGTGGGCACGCTGGTCAGGGCGGCGCCCGGGTGTCCCGCAGCACCTTCAGGAGCGGACGGGGGTCGAACCGCTCCAGGAGGATGAAGGGATGGGCCAGCTTCCCGTGCGGGCGCATGGCCAGGCGCAGGCCGACGGTGCGGATGGCGAGCGGCAGTGCGTCGCAGAGCGCGACGATCTCGGCCGCCGCCTCGTCCGCCTCGTCCGTCCGCTGCCGGCCGACGATGCGGGCCCGGAGCTCGTGGGCCTGCTCCGTGGTGAAGCTGGGGACGCCTGGTCGGCTCCAGCAGTTGACCGCCACGCGGTGCCTACGCCAGCAGGCCGATAGCTCGTGGGGCCTCGTCGCGTCCCTGCGGTTTTCCGCAGGGACGCCGGGCGGGAACGCGCATACCGGCCGCGAGCTGCGGTTCCTAGGTTGGGGAGGGTCGTCCGGTGGGTCCGCCGGGGGACCTTCCCTGAGACTTGGAGGGCTCATGACGCCGTTCTCGACCACTCTCGCCCAGGAGCCCGCCGGCGGCATCGCCGGCTGGGCGGCCGGCCTCGTCGACACGCTCGGCGGGCCGGGCGCGGGCCTCGCCATCGCCCTGGAGAATCTGTTCCCGCCGCTGCCGAGCGAGGTGATCCTTCCGCTGACCGGCTTCGCCGCCGGCCAGGGCGTGCTGAGCCTCGCCTCCGCCCTGTTCTGGACGACGTTGGGTTCGGTGGTGGGCGCGCTGGCCCTGTACGGGATCGGGGCGCTCTTCGGCCGGGAGCGGATGCACGCGCTGTGGGCGCGGTTGCCGCTGGTGAAGGTCTCGGACCTGGAGCGGACCGAGGCGTGGTTCCGGCGGCACGGCGCGAAAGCGGTGCTCCTGGGCCGGATGGTGCCGATCTTCCGCAGCCTGATCTCGGTGCCGGCCGGGGTGGAGCGGATGCCGGTCCCTCTCTTCCTCCTGCTCACCACCGTGGGCAGCCTGGCCTGGAACAGCGTGCTGGTCCTCGCCGGCTACGCCCTCGGAGACCGTTGGGAACTGGTCGAGTCGTACGTGGGCGTGGCCTCCAAGGCCGTCGTCGTCCTGGTTCTCGCAGCCGGCGCGACCTGGCTGACGGTACGGCTCCGGGCTCGCGGGGCGGCCGCCCGCCACCGGCGTGCATAGGGTGGGGGCGTGAGCGGGGGCGAACGGGGCGGCGCGGGAACGCGGTCGGCGGTCCGGCGGACGGTGGGGGTGCTCGCCGGATGCCTGACGGCGCCGGCCGGCCTGCTGTACCTGCTGTTCGCCGGGGTGCCGCTCGGCGCCTTCCTGCTGTGGCCGCGAACGCGGCCGTATGCCCTCGGGGTCTTCGGCTCCGGCGCCCGGCGGCTCGTGGAGGTGGAGCGCAGGCGGCGGACCTGCTTCTTCGGCGACCGGTTCCCTGAGACGTACGGGGGAGAGGGCGTGGTCCGGTATTTGGCGGTCCGGTCCTGGTCGGGGCTCATGTGCGGGGTCGTCCTGGCGCTGCTCGGCTTTGGCCTGGTGCTTGCGGGGCTGCTGGCCGGCGGGGTGGTGCGCGGGACCATCGGGACCGCGGAGCTGCTGATGCAGCTGGTTCTCGGGGGCGTCCTGCTGTTCCTCGGTCTCCAGGGGCTGTTTGCGCTGACGGCGCTCGACGCCCGGCTGGCCCGGGAGTGCTTCGGGCCGTCGGAGCGGGAGCTGCTGCGGCGCCGGATCGACGAGCTCTCGGTCAGCCGGGCAGCCGTCGTGCGGGCGGTGGATGTGGAGCGGCGGCGGATCGAGCGGCATCTCCACGACGGGGTGCAGCAGCGGCTCGTGGCACTCGCGATGCTCATCGGGCGGGCACGCCGGAGCGGCGGGCGGGATCCGGAGCGGGCGGCGGAGCTGCTGGGCCAGGCGCACCGCGAGGCCCAGGAGGTGCTGGCCGAACTGCGCGAGGTGGCCTGGCGGGTGTATCCGTCGGCGCTGGACAGCCTCGGTCTGGAGGAGGCGCTCGGCGGGGTGGCGCAGCGGTGCGGGCTGCCGCTGCGGATCGCGTACGAGGTGGTGGGGCCGCTCCCACGCCCGGTGGTGACGGCCGCGTACTTCGTCGTCTCCGAGGCCGTCACCAACGCGGCCAAGCACTCTGCCGCCTCGGCCGTCTCGGTGCGGATCGAGGGGCCGCCCGGCGGCCCGCTCACCGTGCGGATCGAGGACGACGGTCGGGGTGGCGCGGATCCGGCGGGTAGCGGCCTGACCGGGCTGCGCGGACGGGTCTCCGCGCTCGACGGCGTCCTGCGGATCGACAGCCCCCTCGGGGGACCCACCACCATCGTCGCGGAGCTGCCGTGCGTGTGATCCTGGCCGAGGACTCGACCCTGCTGCGGGAGGGCCTGGCCCGACTCCTCGGGGAAGAGGGGCACGAGGTCGTCGGGGCGTTCGGCGACGCGGTGACGCTGGTCGCCGAGACGGAGATGCTCCGCCCCGACGTGGCCGTCGTGGACATCCGGATGCCGCCGACCCACACCGACGAGGGGCTACGGGCGGCTGTCGAGATCCGTGAACGGCTGCCCGGTACCGGCGTCCTGGTCCTTTCCCAGCATGTCGAGCGGAGCTACGCGGCCCGGCTGCTCGCGGCCGGCGCGGAGCGGGTCGGCTACCTGCTGAAGGATCGGGTGGCGCAGGTCGAGGAGTTCCTCGACGCGTTGGAGCGGATCCACGCGGGCGGTGCGGCGATCGACCTGGAGGTCGTACGGCAGTTGGTGGTGCGCAGCGCGCACGCCGATCCGCTGGCCCGGCTGACCCCGCGTGAGCGGGAGGTGCTCCAGGTGCTCGCGGAGGGGTGCACGAACACGGCCATCGCGCGGAGGCTGCACCTTTCGCTGAGCGCGGTGGAGAAGCACCTCAACGCGGTCTTCGACAAGCTGGAGCTGCGCGGGACCGAGGGCCACAGCCCCCGGATCCTCGCGGTGCTGCGGTATCTGGAGGCCTGAGGGTTGTCCCGTGTCGGTCCGGGGCGGCGGCAGGTCGGCGCGAGCGGGGCCGACCCTTCGCTCGGTGATCGGGCGCGCTCCGGGCGATCGGCCGGATCGTGCTGCGCGAGCCGGTCGCGGCCCGGTGCACCTGCGCGAGACTT comes from Streptomyces virginiae and encodes:
- a CDS encoding MerR family transcriptional regulator, which gives rise to MGRVAELAGVSIRTLHHYDEIRLVRPSARTAAGYRAYSPGDVERLREVLAYRRLGFGLREVAELVGDPSTDAVAHLRRLRGLLLERRDRADAMVAAIDRELQARARGLKVTPEEQLEMLGARLYDAIGGAYTATRRTEPRIAAQIWDALGDAQTVLNVGAGTGSYEPADRDVTAVEPSAVMRGQRPSGSAPCVAATAESLPFEDHSFDVAMAVSTVHHWENPIAGLREMRRVARRVVVLTFDTDEPGWQDRFWLTRDYLPEFAAVLAEFPSLAGMADAIGAQAEPVPIPWDCTDGLFEAYWRRPEAYLEDHVRRAMSVWTRVGPEAEQRAVRSLGDDLDSGRWAERNSDLTGLDAADLGLRLLIA
- a CDS encoding DedA family protein, translating into MTPFSTTLAQEPAGGIAGWAAGLVDTLGGPGAGLAIALENLFPPLPSEVILPLTGFAAGQGVLSLASALFWTTLGSVVGALALYGIGALFGRERMHALWARLPLVKVSDLERTEAWFRRHGAKAVLLGRMVPIFRSLISVPAGVERMPVPLFLLLTTVGSLAWNSVLVLAGYALGDRWELVESYVGVASKAVVVLVLAAGATWLTVRLRARGAAARHRRA
- a CDS encoding sensor histidine kinase, with the translated sequence MSGGERGGAGTRSAVRRTVGVLAGCLTAPAGLLYLLFAGVPLGAFLLWPRTRPYALGVFGSGARRLVEVERRRRTCFFGDRFPETYGGEGVVRYLAVRSWSGLMCGVVLALLGFGLVLAGLLAGGVVRGTIGTAELLMQLVLGGVLLFLGLQGLFALTALDARLARECFGPSERELLRRRIDELSVSRAAVVRAVDVERRRIERHLHDGVQQRLVALAMLIGRARRSGGRDPERAAELLGQAHREAQEVLAELREVAWRVYPSALDSLGLEEALGGVAQRCGLPLRIAYEVVGPLPRPVVTAAYFVVSEAVTNAAKHSAASAVSVRIEGPPGGPLTVRIEDDGRGGADPAGSGLTGLRGRVSALDGVLRIDSPLGGPTTIVAELPCV
- a CDS encoding response regulator transcription factor, which gives rise to MRVILAEDSTLLREGLARLLGEEGHEVVGAFGDAVTLVAETEMLRPDVAVVDIRMPPTHTDEGLRAAVEIRERLPGTGVLVLSQHVERSYAARLLAAGAERVGYLLKDRVAQVEEFLDALERIHAGGAAIDLEVVRQLVVRSAHADPLARLTPREREVLQVLAEGCTNTAIARRLHLSLSAVEKHLNAVFDKLELRGTEGHSPRILAVLRYLEA